A part of Jiangella alba genomic DNA contains:
- the pstS gene encoding phosphate ABC transporter substrate-binding protein PstS, translating to MNLSIVRRTLAPVAVASAAALVLAACGSDPDTGNSSNEESPDGGSSEEPDGGSGGDLSGTLNGAGASSQESAVQAWIAGFQGQYPDVTVNYAPEGSGAGREQFTSGAVAFAGSDAALDEEELAAAETACGAPAVDLPLFIDPIAVPYNLPGVDNLQLGPVTLANIFNGTITTWNDPAIVADNPDATLPDTTITPVHRSDESGTTENFVEYLAAAAPEAWTYEVSGEWPGDLPGEAGAQTPGVIAAVQAAEGTIGYASAAAVGDLQTAAIGVGAEFVEYSAEAAAAVVDASPRAEGRAENDIVLELARDTTESGAYPIVLVSYTIVCTSYADPAVGDLVKAYVGYVASDEGQQAAAAAAGSAPISPELQTEVQAVVESIEVG from the coding sequence GTGAACCTCAGCATCGTGCGCCGCACGCTGGCACCCGTAGCCGTCGCCAGCGCGGCCGCCCTCGTGCTGGCAGCCTGCGGCTCGGACCCCGACACCGGCAACTCGTCGAACGAAGAGAGCCCCGACGGCGGGAGCAGTGAGGAACCCGACGGCGGCAGCGGCGGGGACCTCTCCGGCACGCTGAACGGCGCCGGCGCCAGCTCGCAGGAGTCCGCGGTCCAGGCGTGGATCGCCGGTTTCCAGGGCCAGTACCCCGACGTCACCGTCAACTACGCCCCTGAGGGCTCCGGCGCCGGCCGCGAGCAGTTCACCTCCGGGGCGGTCGCGTTCGCGGGCTCCGACGCCGCCCTCGACGAGGAGGAGCTGGCGGCCGCCGAGACCGCCTGTGGCGCCCCGGCCGTCGACCTGCCGCTGTTCATCGACCCGATCGCCGTGCCCTACAACCTGCCGGGTGTCGACAACCTGCAGCTGGGCCCGGTGACGCTGGCGAACATCTTCAACGGCACCATCACGACCTGGAACGACCCGGCCATCGTCGCGGACAACCCGGACGCCACGCTGCCGGACACCACCATCACGCCGGTGCACCGCTCGGACGAGTCGGGCACCACCGAGAACTTCGTCGAGTACCTGGCCGCGGCCGCGCCGGAGGCGTGGACGTACGAGGTCAGCGGCGAGTGGCCGGGCGACCTGCCGGGTGAGGCGGGCGCTCAGACCCCGGGCGTCATCGCCGCCGTCCAGGCCGCCGAGGGCACCATCGGCTACGCCAGCGCCGCCGCCGTCGGCGACCTGCAGACCGCCGCCATCGGCGTCGGCGCGGAGTTCGTCGAGTACTCGGCCGAGGCCGCTGCCGCCGTCGTCGACGCCTCGCCGCGGGCCGAGGGCCGGGCCGAGAACGACATCGTCCTGGAGCTGGCCCGCGACACCACGGAGTCCGGCGCCTACCCGATCGTGCTGGTCTCGTACACCATCGTCTGCACCTCGTACGCCGACCCGGCGGTCGGTGACCTGGTGAAGGCGTACGTCGGCTACGTCGCGAGCGACGAGGGCCAGCAGGCCGCCGCCGCTGCCGCGGGCTCGGCCCCGATCTCGCCGGAGCTGCAGACCGAGGTGCAGGCCGTCGTCGAGTCGATCGAGGTCGGCTGA
- the pstB gene encoding phosphate ABC transporter ATP-binding protein PstB has translation MSKRIDVGDLNVYYGNFLAVEGVSMAIEPRSVTAFIGPSGCGKSTFIRTLNRMHEVIPGARVQGKVLLDGEDLYGPTVDPVTVRRQVGMVFQRPNPFPTMSIRDNVLAGMKLNSTRLSKSDARDVVERSLQGANLWNEVKDRLDKPGSGLSGGQQQRLCIARAIAVQPDVLLMDEPCSALDPISTLAIEDLIGELKQNYTIVIVTHNMQQAARVSDRTAFFNIAGTGKPGKLIEMDDTAKIFTNPSVKATEDYVSGRFG, from the coding sequence ATGTCCAAGCGCATCGACGTCGGCGATCTCAACGTCTACTACGGCAACTTCCTCGCGGTCGAGGGCGTGTCGATGGCCATCGAGCCTCGCTCGGTCACGGCCTTCATCGGCCCGTCCGGCTGCGGGAAGTCGACCTTCATCCGCACCCTCAACCGCATGCACGAGGTCATTCCGGGCGCGCGGGTGCAGGGCAAGGTACTGCTCGACGGCGAGGACCTCTACGGCCCCACCGTCGACCCCGTCACCGTCCGCCGCCAGGTCGGCATGGTGTTCCAGCGGCCCAACCCGTTCCCGACGATGTCCATCCGCGACAACGTGCTGGCCGGCATGAAGCTCAACAGCACCCGGCTGAGCAAGAGCGACGCCAGGGACGTCGTCGAGCGCTCGCTGCAGGGCGCGAACCTGTGGAACGAGGTCAAGGACCGCCTCGACAAGCCCGGCTCGGGCCTGTCCGGCGGCCAGCAGCAGCGCCTGTGCATCGCGCGCGCCATCGCCGTGCAGCCCGACGTGCTGCTGATGGACGAGCCCTGCTCGGCGCTCGACCCGATCTCGACGCTGGCCATCGAGGACCTCATCGGCGAGCTCAAGCAGAACTACACGATCGTCATCGTCACCCACAACATGCAGCAGGCCGCCCGGGTCAGCGACCGCACGGCGTTCTTCAACATCGCCGGCACCGGCAAGCCCGGCAAGCTGATCGAGATGGACGACACCGCGAAGATCTTCACCAACCCCAGCGTGAAGGCCACCGAGGACTACGTCTCCGGCCGCTTCGGCTGA
- a CDS encoding DUF47 domain-containing protein, translating to MRFSPRDNAFFDLFEADARNLRDGVRLLSEALASDADRADLAVQLKEVEHQGDEHTHDIIRRVNSTFVTPFDREDIYRLSSALDDVLDDVDAALDLMVLYRVGELPSGVGDLVDVLARAAELTAEAMPRLRTPSELTDYWIEVNRLENQADQDYRRLLARIFSGEYDALTVHKLKDVVDTLESAVDGFETVANIVEQIAIKES from the coding sequence GTGCGCTTTTCTCCGCGGGACAACGCCTTCTTCGACCTGTTCGAAGCCGACGCGCGCAACCTGCGCGACGGCGTGCGGCTGTTGTCCGAGGCGCTCGCGTCCGACGCCGACCGAGCCGACCTCGCGGTCCAGCTCAAGGAGGTCGAGCACCAGGGCGACGAGCACACCCACGACATCATCCGGCGGGTCAACTCCACCTTCGTGACGCCGTTCGACCGCGAGGACATCTACCGGCTCTCCAGCGCCCTCGACGACGTGCTCGACGACGTCGACGCCGCGCTGGACCTCATGGTGCTGTACCGCGTCGGCGAACTCCCGTCCGGCGTGGGCGACCTCGTCGACGTCCTGGCCCGCGCGGCCGAGCTGACCGCCGAGGCGATGCCGCGGCTGCGGACGCCGTCGGAGCTGACCGACTACTGGATCGAGGTCAACCGGCTGGAGAACCAGGCCGACCAGGACTACCGGCGGCTGCTCGCCCGCATCTTCTCCGGCGAGTACGACGCGCTGACGGTGCACAAGCTCAAGGACGTCGTCGACACCCTGGAATCGGCCGTCGACGGCTTCGAGACGGTGGCCAACATCGTCGAGCAGATCGCCATCAAGGAGTCGTGA
- the pstA gene encoding phosphate ABC transporter permease PstA, which produces MSVATKPAPPAGGSSLAQNQLPRYTTQVVLVLSIAAGAGLSAIFRGFSIVSFAVLSVLAFLVVNTVLSAVVEGRRKATDKLVTGLVYTAFGIALVPLVSVIWSVVDNGMARFSIDFLTTSMRNVTGLNDQQALEGAAPYIGGAYHAILGTFLITGLATVISVPIGLLTSVYLVEYGRGRLAKAITFFVDVMTGIPSIVAGLFAAALFAVLFGVGTRNGFAGAVALSVLMIPVVVRSSEEMLRIVPNELREAAYALGVPKWRTIVRVVIPTAISGIASGVTLAIARVVGETAPLIVTAGFTSSINSNPFSDWMMSLPAYVYSQAMRPLSGSSPQPSFDRAWAAALTLILIVMLLNLVARLIARLFAPKTGR; this is translated from the coding sequence ATGTCCGTCGCCACGAAGCCCGCGCCGCCGGCCGGCGGCAGCTCGCTGGCCCAGAACCAGCTGCCCCGCTACACCACGCAGGTCGTCCTGGTGCTGTCGATCGCGGCCGGCGCCGGCCTGTCCGCGATCTTCCGCGGGTTCTCGATCGTCTCCTTCGCCGTGCTCTCGGTGCTGGCCTTCCTGGTCGTCAACACCGTCCTGTCGGCGGTGGTCGAGGGCCGGCGCAAGGCCACCGACAAGCTGGTCACCGGGCTCGTCTATACCGCGTTCGGCATCGCGCTGGTCCCGCTGGTCTCGGTCATCTGGTCGGTCGTCGACAACGGCATGGCGCGGTTCAGCATCGACTTCCTGACGACGTCCATGCGCAACGTCACCGGCCTGAACGACCAGCAGGCGCTGGAGGGCGCCGCGCCGTACATCGGCGGCGCGTACCACGCCATCCTCGGCACCTTCCTCATCACCGGCCTGGCCACCGTCATCTCGGTGCCGATCGGCCTGCTCACCTCGGTCTACCTGGTCGAGTACGGGCGCGGCCGGCTGGCCAAGGCGATCACCTTCTTCGTCGACGTCATGACCGGCATCCCGTCGATCGTGGCCGGCCTGTTCGCCGCCGCGCTGTTCGCGGTGCTGTTCGGCGTCGGCACCCGCAACGGCTTCGCCGGCGCCGTCGCGCTGTCGGTGCTGATGATCCCGGTGGTCGTGCGCTCCAGCGAGGAGATGCTGCGGATCGTCCCGAACGAGTTGCGCGAGGCGGCGTACGCGCTGGGCGTGCCGAAGTGGCGCACCATCGTCCGGGTGGTCATCCCGACGGCGATCTCCGGCATCGCGTCGGGCGTGACGCTGGCCATCGCCCGCGTCGTCGGCGAGACCGCGCCCCTGATCGTCACCGCCGGCTTCACCTCGTCGATCAACAGCAACCCGTTTTCCGACTGGATGATGTCGCTGCCGGCGTACGTTTACAGTCAGGCCATGCGGCCGCTGTCGGGCTCGTCGCCGCAGCCGAGCTTCGACCGGGCCTGGGCCGCGGCGCTGACGCTCATCCTGATCGTCATGCTGCTGAACCTGGTCGCCCGACTCATCGCCCGCCTGTTCGCCCCGAAGACCGGCCGCTAG
- a CDS encoding inorganic phosphate transporter, with product MELALILTVIVVALSFDYTNGFHDAANAIATSVSTRALTPRAALLMAASMNLIGAFLGTGVAQTVGSGIIEAPEGDSGLLVVLAALVGAIVWNLITWWFGLPSSSSHALIGGLVGAAIASANTVKWTGILDKVVIPMVVSPIVGFALAFLVMTAIQWIFRRSNPGRVNRGFRLAQTFSAAAMALGHGLQDAQKTMGVITLALVVGGYQAGFDVQWWVIVLAATALAAGTYAGGWRIMRTLGRRIVHLDPPMGFAAESVAAGVLYTTAFAYHAPISTTQTITSAVIGVGSTKRLSAVRWGVAGNIVTAWVLTIPMAGLAAALSYGLLHLMPGLSSL from the coding sequence GTGGAGCTCGCGCTCATCCTGACGGTGATCGTCGTCGCGCTGTCGTTCGACTACACCAACGGGTTCCACGACGCCGCCAACGCCATCGCCACGTCGGTGTCGACCCGGGCGCTCACGCCGCGTGCGGCCCTGCTCATGGCCGCGTCGATGAACCTCATCGGCGCGTTCCTCGGCACCGGCGTCGCGCAGACCGTCGGCAGCGGCATCATCGAGGCGCCCGAGGGTGACAGCGGACTGCTGGTGGTGCTGGCGGCGCTGGTCGGGGCGATCGTCTGGAACCTCATCACGTGGTGGTTCGGCCTGCCGTCATCGTCGTCGCACGCGCTGATCGGCGGACTGGTCGGCGCGGCCATCGCGTCGGCCAACACGGTCAAGTGGACCGGCATCCTCGACAAGGTCGTCATCCCGATGGTGGTGTCGCCGATCGTCGGGTTCGCGCTGGCGTTCCTGGTCATGACGGCGATCCAGTGGATCTTCCGCCGGTCCAACCCGGGCCGGGTCAACCGCGGCTTCCGGCTGGCGCAGACGTTCAGCGCCGCCGCCATGGCGCTCGGCCACGGCCTGCAGGACGCGCAGAAGACCATGGGCGTCATCACGCTGGCGCTGGTGGTCGGCGGGTACCAGGCCGGCTTCGACGTCCAGTGGTGGGTCATCGTGCTGGCGGCGACGGCGCTCGCGGCGGGCACGTATGCGGGCGGCTGGCGGATCATGCGGACCCTGGGCCGGCGCATCGTGCACCTCGACCCGCCGATGGGCTTCGCCGCCGAGTCGGTGGCGGCCGGCGTCCTCTACACGACGGCGTTCGCTTACCACGCGCCGATCTCGACCACCCAGACCATCACCTCCGCCGTCATCGGCGTCGGCTCGACGAAGCGGCTGTCGGCCGTGCGCTGGGGCGTGGCCGGGAACATCGTCACCGCCTGGGTGCTCACCATCCCGATGGCCGGTCTCGCGGCGGCGCTCAGCTACGGCCTGCTGCACCTGATGCCGGGGCTCAGCTCGCTCTGA
- a CDS encoding ThuA domain-containing protein, translating into MRRSSLLSALSAGVLAAALAGAPPTAAAPDPPPAEAADAQFRALVYSAAAAEPQEPVAAGAALIQELGAANDFEVVVDDSTALFTDAELAGFDVVVFNNTPADGALLGEEERAAFTRYIQNGGGYVGLHAAAAAEPDWEWYGGLVGARVSNHADLGAAGETLPGRIEVLDRVHPSTSELPQLWERSEGWVNLDADPTGSVHVLAEIKLRDGIPGLGSGLNHPFSWCQVYDGGRSWYTAGGHDAAAFDEPEFAGHLLGGLTWAAGAVPGDCGATDAESFAVTQLTDDLADPFELEVLPDRRVMYIQRTGQFKLIDQTTLEVTTVGDLELGLSTARHSDGLTGFALDPDFAANGWVYAMYSDPDVAQMNISRFTFDFETSLLDMESESRLLDFPTWRDIGLANVHMGGAVEFGPDGSLYASMGDNTDFSQSNNYAPIDERPDRAAWDAQATSANTNDLRGKVIRIQPADDGGYTIPDGNLFPPGTAQTRPEIYAMGFRNPFRMTVDQQTGDVLVADYGPDATQANPARGPEGLVEWNVVSEAGNYGWPHCVGNNLPYIDYDFATGTSGEPFDCAGGPVNDSPHNTGLQQLPPVQEAFVWYGYGTSPNFPELGSGGAAPMSGPVYDYDPDLESDTKFPEYYDGKWFVFEYARNWYKTFTRVEADQSFQDERFAPVAAGDLMSINPVFGGTTFRGPFDATFGPDGSMYVIDFGSGSGAGRGDVNEGAGIYRIDYVGGDRPPTPKASGTPTSGQLPLTVQFSSEGTEHSAGLPMTFHWSFGDGATSDEPNPSHTYTEAGNYTALLTVTDSRDRSSVAAVRISAGNTRPEVGFSWPPHGGFFDWGDEVAYDVTVDDVEDGSIADGSIECGAVTVGALLGHDQHAHPLDNYPHCTGTIPTITDGGHGQETNLYYVLEASFTDAGAPGVEPLTGGDAVRLNPKRREAEHYAAGEGVQIFERPLASARARVGSISHGDWIRFDTVNLTNIESLTVGASSAAHGGTIEVRRDAPDGDLLGSVDVPVTDNVDTVVERTTDLVDPGDTFDIYLVFRNEGVTADLMALDWLRFNGDGVSVPRPPCEDGGVDEFDGDALNTSCWSSIVRHDPAGYQVADGQLVLPTAHGELTSARADAKNLVMRPAPEGGWTATTRVTADVGTAFQQAGLVLHAGDADFAKAVVMARPDGTRRMSFFTVAGGQERNTSADYVALPADFPDTFDLRLVSDGLEVRAEYSTNGEQWLPVGRPYGLGTMSTWNVGVLALSGGNGDPSIPVVDVAFDRFELTESEPQVCPDPEPADGFTALWDGKSLENWAMVGNGSFTVTSDCTLLSRGSGGLLWYTPQAFGDFHLRLQYKMNNASDNSGVFLRFPAPLDWQGPWVRQPDDSVRGYEAQIHDDPGGGDPQKTGSIYNFATITDVLANPIGEWNTYEIRAVGQTYTVWLNGELVNTYTGDGSRALEGHIGFQNHHDGSDVEIRDVWIAPVEAACPQPDPRATVVVGTVDSGVPNRAAADGCTVNDLIEEDRDWGSSGAFLRHVGEVLDRLLAEEVVDNREAAAIRRAAAESGIGRG; encoded by the coding sequence ATGCGCCGATCCAGCCTGCTCTCAGCCCTGTCCGCCGGCGTCCTGGCAGCCGCGCTCGCCGGCGCCCCGCCGACAGCAGCAGCACCCGATCCGCCTCCTGCCGAGGCCGCGGACGCGCAGTTCCGCGCCCTCGTCTACTCCGCGGCGGCCGCCGAGCCGCAGGAGCCGGTCGCGGCCGGCGCGGCCCTGATCCAGGAGCTCGGCGCCGCGAACGACTTCGAGGTGGTGGTCGACGACTCCACCGCCCTGTTCACCGACGCCGAGCTGGCCGGCTTCGACGTCGTCGTCTTCAACAACACGCCGGCGGACGGCGCGCTGCTCGGCGAGGAGGAGCGCGCCGCGTTCACCCGCTACATCCAGAACGGCGGCGGCTACGTCGGCCTGCACGCCGCGGCCGCGGCCGAGCCGGACTGGGAGTGGTACGGCGGCCTCGTCGGCGCCCGGGTCAGCAACCACGCCGACCTCGGCGCCGCCGGCGAGACGCTGCCCGGCCGCATCGAGGTGCTGGACCGGGTGCACCCGTCGACCAGCGAGCTGCCGCAGCTGTGGGAGCGCTCGGAGGGCTGGGTGAACCTCGACGCCGACCCGACCGGCAGCGTTCACGTGCTGGCCGAGATCAAGCTCCGCGACGGCATCCCCGGCCTCGGCTCCGGGCTGAACCACCCGTTCTCGTGGTGCCAGGTCTACGACGGCGGCCGGTCCTGGTACACCGCCGGCGGCCACGACGCCGCCGCGTTCGACGAGCCGGAGTTCGCCGGGCACCTGCTCGGCGGCCTCACCTGGGCGGCCGGCGCGGTGCCGGGCGACTGCGGCGCGACGGACGCCGAGAGCTTCGCCGTCACGCAGCTCACCGACGACCTCGCCGACCCGTTCGAGCTGGAGGTGCTGCCGGACCGCCGGGTCATGTACATCCAGCGCACCGGGCAGTTCAAGCTGATCGACCAGACGACGCTCGAGGTCACGACCGTCGGCGACCTGGAGCTGGGGCTCAGCACCGCCCGGCACTCGGACGGGCTGACCGGCTTCGCGCTGGACCCGGACTTCGCCGCGAACGGCTGGGTGTACGCGATGTACTCCGATCCCGACGTCGCGCAGATGAACATCTCCCGGTTCACCTTCGACTTCGAGACGTCGCTGCTGGACATGGAGTCGGAGAGCCGGCTGCTGGACTTCCCGACGTGGCGCGACATCGGCCTGGCCAACGTGCACATGGGCGGCGCGGTCGAGTTCGGTCCGGACGGCAGCCTGTACGCGTCGATGGGCGACAACACCGACTTCTCGCAGTCGAACAACTACGCGCCGATCGACGAGCGGCCGGACCGCGCGGCCTGGGACGCCCAGGCGACGTCGGCCAACACGAACGACCTGCGCGGCAAGGTGATCCGGATCCAGCCGGCCGACGACGGCGGCTACACCATCCCGGACGGCAACCTGTTCCCGCCGGGCACGGCGCAGACGCGGCCGGAGATCTACGCGATGGGGTTCCGCAACCCGTTCCGCATGACCGTCGACCAGCAGACCGGTGACGTGCTCGTCGCCGACTACGGGCCGGACGCCACCCAGGCGAACCCGGCGCGCGGCCCCGAAGGGCTGGTCGAATGGAACGTCGTCAGCGAGGCCGGCAACTACGGCTGGCCGCACTGCGTCGGGAACAACCTCCCCTACATCGACTACGACTTCGCCACCGGCACCTCCGGCGAGCCGTTCGACTGCGCCGGCGGCCCGGTCAACGACTCGCCGCACAACACCGGCCTGCAGCAGCTCCCGCCGGTGCAGGAGGCGTTCGTCTGGTACGGCTACGGCACGTCGCCGAACTTCCCCGAACTCGGCAGCGGCGGTGCGGCCCCGATGAGCGGCCCGGTCTACGACTACGACCCGGACCTGGAGTCGGACACCAAGTTCCCCGAGTACTACGACGGCAAGTGGTTCGTCTTCGAGTACGCCCGGAACTGGTACAAGACGTTCACCCGGGTCGAGGCGGACCAGTCCTTCCAGGACGAGCGGTTCGCCCCGGTCGCGGCCGGCGACCTGATGTCGATCAACCCGGTGTTCGGCGGCACCACGTTCCGCGGCCCGTTCGACGCGACGTTCGGCCCGGACGGCTCCATGTACGTCATCGACTTCGGCTCCGGCAGCGGGGCGGGACGCGGCGACGTCAACGAGGGCGCCGGCATCTACCGCATCGACTACGTCGGCGGCGACCGCCCGCCGACCCCGAAGGCGTCCGGCACGCCGACGTCGGGCCAGCTGCCGCTGACCGTGCAGTTCTCCAGCGAGGGCACCGAGCACTCCGCCGGCCTGCCGATGACGTTCCACTGGTCCTTCGGCGACGGCGCCACCTCGGACGAGCCGAACCCGTCGCACACGTACACCGAGGCGGGCAACTACACCGCGCTGCTCACCGTCACCGACAGCCGGGACCGCAGCTCGGTGGCCGCGGTCCGGATCTCGGCCGGCAACACCCGGCCGGAGGTCGGCTTCAGCTGGCCACCGCACGGCGGCTTCTTCGACTGGGGTGACGAGGTCGCCTACGACGTGACGGTCGACGACGTCGAGGACGGCAGCATCGCCGACGGCTCGATCGAGTGCGGCGCCGTGACCGTGGGCGCGCTGCTCGGGCACGACCAGCACGCACACCCGCTGGACAACTACCCGCACTGCACCGGGACGATCCCGACCATCACCGACGGCGGGCACGGCCAGGAGACCAACCTCTACTACGTGCTGGAGGCCAGCTTCACCGACGCCGGTGCGCCCGGAGTCGAGCCGCTCACCGGCGGTGACGCCGTCCGGCTGAACCCGAAGCGGCGCGAGGCCGAGCACTACGCCGCGGGCGAGGGCGTGCAGATCTTCGAACGGCCGCTGGCCAGCGCTCGGGCGCGGGTCGGCAGCATCTCGCACGGCGACTGGATCAGGTTCGACACGGTGAACCTGACGAACATCGAGTCGCTGACCGTCGGGGCCTCGTCGGCCGCGCACGGCGGCACCATCGAGGTGCGTCGCGACGCGCCAGACGGCGACCTGCTGGGCTCGGTGGACGTGCCGGTGACCGACAACGTCGACACCGTCGTCGAGCGGACCACCGACCTGGTCGACCCGGGCGACACCTTCGACATCTATCTGGTGTTCCGCAACGAGGGTGTCACCGCGGACCTGATGGCTCTGGACTGGCTGCGGTTCAACGGCGACGGCGTCAGCGTGCCGCGGCCGCCGTGCGAGGACGGCGGCGTGGACGAGTTCGACGGCGACGCGCTGAACACGTCCTGCTGGTCGTCGATCGTCCGCCACGACCCGGCCGGCTACCAGGTGGCGGACGGGCAGCTGGTGCTGCCGACGGCGCACGGCGAGCTGACCTCCGCCCGGGCCGACGCGAAGAACCTCGTCATGCGGCCGGCGCCGGAGGGCGGCTGGACCGCCACCACCCGCGTCACCGCCGACGTGGGCACCGCGTTCCAGCAGGCCGGTCTCGTCCTGCATGCCGGTGACGCCGACTTCGCCAAGGCGGTGGTCATGGCGCGGCCGGACGGCACCCGGCGGATGTCGTTCTTCACCGTCGCGGGCGGGCAGGAGCGCAACACGTCGGCCGACTACGTCGCGCTGCCGGCCGACTTCCCCGACACGTTCGACCTGCGGCTGGTCAGCGACGGGCTGGAGGTGCGGGCGGAGTACTCCACCAACGGCGAGCAGTGGCTGCCGGTGGGCCGTCCGTACGGCCTGGGCACGATGTCGACGTGGAACGTGGGTGTGCTGGCGCTGTCCGGCGGCAACGGCGACCCCAGCATCCCCGTCGTCGACGTCGCGTTCGACCGGTTCGAGCTGACCGAGTCCGAGCCGCAGGTGTGCCCGGACCCGGAGCCGGCCGACGGCTTCACCGCCCTCTGGGACGGCAAGTCGCTGGAGAACTGGGCGATGGTGGGCAACGGCTCGTTCACCGTCACGTCCGACTGCACGCTGCTCAGCCGCGGCTCCGGCGGCCTGCTCTGGTACACACCGCAGGCCTTCGGCGACTTCCACCTGCGGCTGCAGTACAAGATGAACAACGCGTCGGACAACTCCGGGGTGTTCCTGCGCTTCCCGGCGCCGCTGGACTGGCAGGGCCCGTGGGTCCGCCAGCCCGACGACAGCGTGCGCGGCTACGAGGCGCAGATCCACGACGACCCGGGCGGCGGCGACCCGCAGAAGACCGGCTCGATCTACAACTTCGCCACCATCACCGACGTGCTGGCCAACCCGATCGGCGAGTGGAACACGTACGAGATCAGGGCCGTCGGGCAGACGTACACCGTCTGGCTGAACGGCGAGCTCGTCAACACCTACACCGGTGACGGGAGCCGGGCGCTCGAGGGCCACATCGGGTTCCAGAACCACCACGACGGCTCCGACGTCGAGATCCGCGACGTGTGGATCGCACCGGTCGAGGCCGCCTGCCCGCAGCCGGACCCGCGGGCCACCGTCGTCGTCGGGACGGTCGACAGCGGCGTGCCGAACCGCGCGGCCGCCGACGGGTGCACCGTCAACGACCTCATCGAGGAGGACCGCGACTGGGGATCGTCCGGCGCGTTCCTCCGGCACGTCGGCGAGGTGCTGGACCGGCTGCTGGCCGAGGAGGTCGTCGACAACCGGGAGGCCGCCGCGATCCGCCGGGCCGCGGCGGAGTCCGGCATCGGCCGGGGGTGA
- the pstC gene encoding phosphate ABC transporter permease subunit PstC produces the protein MTTTEPPPTERPVVARRAKTRPGDRIFSRSAQVAGILILVILAGVAAFLVREALPTFTADPSEIDGGEGFFSYVWPLVFGTLAAAVIALIVATPLALGIALFISHYAPRRLAQGLGYIVDLLAAIPSVVFGLWGIQWLAPQVQPAWGWLADNLGFIPFFSGPASATGRTMMTAGLVLAVMILPIITAISREVFLQTPTLHEEAALALGATRWEMIRMAVIPFGRPGIISGIMLGLGRALGETMAVAMVLSTGGFTWSMVTAGNNTIAAEIALDFPESSGLKTNTLIAAGLVLFAITLAVNMFARWIVSRRSEFSGAN, from the coding sequence GTGACCACCACCGAACCACCGCCGACCGAGCGGCCCGTCGTTGCCCGGCGGGCGAAGACGCGCCCTGGCGACCGCATCTTCTCCCGGTCCGCGCAGGTCGCGGGCATCCTGATCCTGGTCATCCTCGCCGGCGTGGCCGCCTTCCTGGTCAGGGAGGCGCTGCCCACGTTCACGGCCGACCCGTCGGAGATCGACGGTGGCGAGGGCTTCTTCTCCTACGTCTGGCCGCTGGTCTTCGGCACGCTGGCCGCGGCGGTCATCGCGCTGATCGTGGCGACGCCGCTGGCGCTGGGCATCGCGCTGTTCATCTCGCACTACGCGCCGCGACGGCTGGCGCAGGGCCTCGGCTACATCGTCGACCTGCTGGCCGCCATCCCGAGCGTCGTCTTCGGCCTGTGGGGCATCCAGTGGCTGGCGCCGCAGGTGCAGCCGGCCTGGGGCTGGCTGGCCGACAACCTCGGCTTCATCCCGTTCTTCTCCGGCCCGGCCTCGGCCACGGGCCGCACGATGATGACGGCCGGCCTGGTGCTCGCGGTGATGATCCTGCCGATCATCACCGCCATCTCGCGCGAGGTGTTCCTGCAGACGCCGACGCTGCACGAGGAGGCGGCGCTGGCGCTGGGCGCCACCCGCTGGGAGATGATCCGCATGGCGGTCATCCCGTTCGGGCGGCCGGGCATCATCTCCGGCATCATGCTCGGCCTGGGCCGCGCGCTCGGCGAGACGATGGCCGTCGCGATGGTGCTCTCGACCGGCGGCTTCACCTGGTCCATGGTCACCGCCGGCAACAACACCATCGCCGCCGAGATCGCCCTGGACTTCCCCGAGTCGTCGGGGCTCAAGACCAACACGCTCATCGCCGCCGGCCTGGTGCTGTTCGCCATCACGCTGGCCGTGAACATGTTCGCGCGGTGGATCGTGTCGCGCCGCAGTGAGTTCTCGGGGGCCAACTGA